Proteins from one Doryrhamphus excisus isolate RoL2022-K1 chromosome 19, RoL_Dexc_1.0, whole genome shotgun sequence genomic window:
- the pde6b gene encoding rod cGMP-specific 3',5'-cyclic phosphodiesterase subunit beta isoform X2, translating into MALNKTTGPHFTSEDEDLFLKYLKIATLNLKIYHLSYLHNCETRKGQLLLWSANKVFEELTDIERQFHKALYTVRAYLNCDRYSVGLLDMTKEKEFFDVWPVLMGEQPPYSGPVTPDGREVSFYKVIDYILHGKEEIKVIPNPPADHWALSSGLPTYVAESGFICNIMNAGADETFGFQTEPLDSSGWTIKNVLSLPIVNKKEEIVGVATFYNRKDGKPFDEQDEQLMEALTQFLGWSALNTDTYDKMNKLENRKDIAQDMVLYHVKCRNDEIQNILNTKEVYDCEPCECEEEELLDILKKDLPPLIKKFEIYEFRFSDFNCTETELVKCGIQMYYEVGVVKKFQIPQEVLVRFMYSVSKGYRRITYHNWRHGFNVGQTMFTLLTTGMLKRYYTDLEVMAMITAGFLHDIDHRGTNNLYQVKSGNPLAKLHGSSILERHHLEFGKFLLSDESLNIYQNLNRRQVEHVIHLTDIAIIATDLALYFKKRTMFQKIVDLSHTYEDEKKWVDFLSLETTRKEIVMAMMMTACDLSAITKPWEVQSKVALSVAAEFWEQGDLERTVLEQQPIPMMDRTKAAELPKLQCGFIDFVCTFVYKEFSRFHPQIQPMLDGILNNRKEWNAKKEEYEAKLKAIEDEKAARQAAAASKVDNSGGGGSKTCSLC; encoded by the exons ATGGCGCTCAACAAGACCACAGGCCCGCATTTCACCAGCGAAGACGAGGAC ctttttttaaaatacctgAAAATCGCCACCTTGAACCTGAAGATCTACCACCTGAGCTACCTGCACAACTGCGAGACACGTAAAGGACAG TTGCTGCTCTGGTCGGCCAACAAAGTCTTCGAGGAGCTGACCGACATCGAGCGGCAGTTCCACAAGGCCTTGTACACCGTGCGCGCTTACCTCAACTGCGACCGCTACTCCGTGGGCTTACTCGACATGACAAAGGAGAAG GAGTTCTTTGATGTGTGGCCAGTGTTGATGGGAGAGCAGCCACCTTACTCCGGGCCTGTGACGCCCGATGGGAGG gaaGTCAGCTTTTACAAAGTCATTGATTATATATTACACGGGAAGGAGGAGATCAAAGTCATACC CAACCCGCCCGCGGACCACTGGGCCTTGAGCAGCGGCCTGCCTACGTACGTTGCTGAAAGCGGCTTT ATTTGCAACATCATGAACGCGGGAGCAGACGAGACCTTTGGGTTTCAG ACCGAGCCCCTGGACAGCAGCGGATGGACCATCAAGAACGTTCTCTCCCTGCCGATTGTCAACAAAAAGGAGGAAATAGTGGGCGTGGCCACCTTCTACAACAGAAAAGATGGAAAGCCTTTCGACGAGCAAGATGAGCAGCTCATGGAG GCGCTGACTCAGTTCCTGGGCTGGTCGGCTTTGAACACGGACACGTACGACAAGATGAACAAGCTGGAGAACCGCAAAGACATCGCCCAGGACATGGTGCTGTACCACGTCAAATGCCGGAATGATGAAATTCAAAATATCCTG AACACCAAGGAAGTGTACGACTGCGAACCATGCGAGTGCGAAGAAGAGGAGCTTCTAGACATCTTG AAAAAAGACCTGCCGCCTCTGATAAAGAAATTTGAGATCTACGAGTTCCGCTTTTCGGATTTCAACTGCACAGAGACGGAGCTGGTCAAGTGCGGCATACAGATGTACTACGAAGTCGGGGTGGTCAAGAAGTTCCAAATCCCTCAGGAG GTGCTGGTCCGCTTCATGTACTCCGTCAGTAAAGGCTACAGAAGGATCACGTACCACAACTGGCGCCACGGCTTCAACGTGGGACAGACCATGTTCACCTTGTTGACG ACGGGGATGCTGAAGAGGTACTACACAGACTTGGAGGTCATGGCCATGATCACTGCCGGCTTCCTCCATGATATCGACCACAGAGGGACCAACAACTTGTACCAGGTCAA GTCAGGCAATCCACTAGCCAAGCTGCACGGCTCCTCCATTTTGGAGCGCCACCATCTGGAGTTCGGGAAGTTCCTCTTGTCCGACGAG TCACTGAACATCTACCAGAACCTGAACAGGCGACAGGTGGAGCACGTGATTCACCTGACCGATATTGCCATCATCGCCACCGACCTCGCTCTTTATTTCAA GAAGAGGACCATGTTTCAGAAGATCGTGGACCTGTCGCACACGTATGAGGACGAGAAGAAGTGGGTGGACTTCCTGTCTCTGGAAACAACCAGGAAAGAGATCGTCAT GGCCATGATGATGACAGCGTGTGACTTGTCTGCTATCACCAAGCCTTGGGAGGTGCAGAGCAAG GTTGCCTTGTCGGTGGCAGCAGAATTTTGGGAGCAGGGCGACCTGGAGAGAACCGTATTGGAACAACAACCCATT CCCATGATGGACAGGACTAAAGCGGCGGAGCTCCCCAAGCTCCAGTGTGGTTTCATCGACTTTGTCTGCACGTTTGTCTACAAG GAGTTCTCACGCTTCCACCCTCAAATCCAACCCATGTTGGACGGGATCCTCAACAACCGGAAGGAGTGGAACGCCAAGAAAGAAGAGTATGAGGCCAAACTCAAAGCCATCGAGGACGAGAAGGCGGCGAGGCAGGCTGCCGCCGCCAGCAAAG TGGATAACAGCGGCGGTGGGGGCTCCAAGACGTGCTCGCTATGCTGA
- the pde6b gene encoding rod cGMP-specific 3',5'-cyclic phosphodiesterase subunit beta isoform X1 gives MGVQQEDVEKFLKGNPAFAKEYFARKMNQSSISKVSALQEKQVDFSQFQELSQVEESRIMYGLIKDMQENINMEKVVFKILKRISALIHADRCSLFMYRQRNGVGELATRLFNVQTQSDLDDCVVPPDSEIVYPLDMGIVGHVAQTKKTVNVKDVKENQYFSSFVDSLTEYETRNVLATPILNGKDLVAVIMALNKTTGPHFTSEDEDLFLKYLKIATLNLKIYHLSYLHNCETRKGQLLLWSANKVFEELTDIERQFHKALYTVRAYLNCDRYSVGLLDMTKEKEFFDVWPVLMGEQPPYSGPVTPDGREVSFYKVIDYILHGKEEIKVIPNPPADHWALSSGLPTYVAESGFICNIMNAGADETFGFQTEPLDSSGWTIKNVLSLPIVNKKEEIVGVATFYNRKDGKPFDEQDEQLMEALTQFLGWSALNTDTYDKMNKLENRKDIAQDMVLYHVKCRNDEIQNILNTKEVYDCEPCECEEEELLDILKKDLPPLIKKFEIYEFRFSDFNCTETELVKCGIQMYYEVGVVKKFQIPQEVLVRFMYSVSKGYRRITYHNWRHGFNVGQTMFTLLTTGMLKRYYTDLEVMAMITAGFLHDIDHRGTNNLYQVKSGNPLAKLHGSSILERHHLEFGKFLLSDESLNIYQNLNRRQVEHVIHLTDIAIIATDLALYFKKRTMFQKIVDLSHTYEDEKKWVDFLSLETTRKEIVMAMMMTACDLSAITKPWEVQSKVALSVAAEFWEQGDLERTVLEQQPIPMMDRTKAAELPKLQCGFIDFVCTFVYKEFSRFHPQIQPMLDGILNNRKEWNAKKEEYEAKLKAIEDEKAARQAAAASKVDNSGGGGSKTCSLC, from the exons ATGGGAGTGCAACAGGAGGATGTGGAAAAGTTCCTGAAAGGGAATCCGGCGTTTGCTAAAGAGTACTTCGCCAGGAAGATGAACCAAAGCTCCATATCCAAGGTGTCGGCACTCCAGGAGAAGCAGGTGGACTTCAGCCAGTTTCAGGAGCTGAGCCAG GTGGAGGAGAGCCGAATCATGTATGGGCTCATCAAAGACATGCAGGAGAACATCAACATGGAAAAGGTGGTCTTCAAGATCCTCAAAAGAATCAGCGCCCTCATCCACGCCGACCGCTGCAGCCTGTTCATGTACCGGCAGAGGAACGGCGTCGGCGAGCTGGCCACCCGGCTCTTCAACGTGCAGACCCAGTCCGATCTGGACGACTGCGTGGTGCCGCCCGATTCTGAGATCGTGTACCCGCTGGACATGGGGATTGTGGGCCACGTAGCCCAGACCAAGAAAACTGTTAATGTTAAGGACGTTAAAGAG AACCAGTACTTCAGCTCCTTTGTGGACAGCCTGACCGAGTACGAGACCAGAAATGTCCTGGCCACGCCCATCCTCAACGGCAAAGACCTGGTGGCCGTCATCATGGCGCTCAACAAGACCACAGGCCCGCATTTCACCAGCGAAGACGAGGAC ctttttttaaaatacctgAAAATCGCCACCTTGAACCTGAAGATCTACCACCTGAGCTACCTGCACAACTGCGAGACACGTAAAGGACAG TTGCTGCTCTGGTCGGCCAACAAAGTCTTCGAGGAGCTGACCGACATCGAGCGGCAGTTCCACAAGGCCTTGTACACCGTGCGCGCTTACCTCAACTGCGACCGCTACTCCGTGGGCTTACTCGACATGACAAAGGAGAAG GAGTTCTTTGATGTGTGGCCAGTGTTGATGGGAGAGCAGCCACCTTACTCCGGGCCTGTGACGCCCGATGGGAGG gaaGTCAGCTTTTACAAAGTCATTGATTATATATTACACGGGAAGGAGGAGATCAAAGTCATACC CAACCCGCCCGCGGACCACTGGGCCTTGAGCAGCGGCCTGCCTACGTACGTTGCTGAAAGCGGCTTT ATTTGCAACATCATGAACGCGGGAGCAGACGAGACCTTTGGGTTTCAG ACCGAGCCCCTGGACAGCAGCGGATGGACCATCAAGAACGTTCTCTCCCTGCCGATTGTCAACAAAAAGGAGGAAATAGTGGGCGTGGCCACCTTCTACAACAGAAAAGATGGAAAGCCTTTCGACGAGCAAGATGAGCAGCTCATGGAG GCGCTGACTCAGTTCCTGGGCTGGTCGGCTTTGAACACGGACACGTACGACAAGATGAACAAGCTGGAGAACCGCAAAGACATCGCCCAGGACATGGTGCTGTACCACGTCAAATGCCGGAATGATGAAATTCAAAATATCCTG AACACCAAGGAAGTGTACGACTGCGAACCATGCGAGTGCGAAGAAGAGGAGCTTCTAGACATCTTG AAAAAAGACCTGCCGCCTCTGATAAAGAAATTTGAGATCTACGAGTTCCGCTTTTCGGATTTCAACTGCACAGAGACGGAGCTGGTCAAGTGCGGCATACAGATGTACTACGAAGTCGGGGTGGTCAAGAAGTTCCAAATCCCTCAGGAG GTGCTGGTCCGCTTCATGTACTCCGTCAGTAAAGGCTACAGAAGGATCACGTACCACAACTGGCGCCACGGCTTCAACGTGGGACAGACCATGTTCACCTTGTTGACG ACGGGGATGCTGAAGAGGTACTACACAGACTTGGAGGTCATGGCCATGATCACTGCCGGCTTCCTCCATGATATCGACCACAGAGGGACCAACAACTTGTACCAGGTCAA GTCAGGCAATCCACTAGCCAAGCTGCACGGCTCCTCCATTTTGGAGCGCCACCATCTGGAGTTCGGGAAGTTCCTCTTGTCCGACGAG TCACTGAACATCTACCAGAACCTGAACAGGCGACAGGTGGAGCACGTGATTCACCTGACCGATATTGCCATCATCGCCACCGACCTCGCTCTTTATTTCAA GAAGAGGACCATGTTTCAGAAGATCGTGGACCTGTCGCACACGTATGAGGACGAGAAGAAGTGGGTGGACTTCCTGTCTCTGGAAACAACCAGGAAAGAGATCGTCAT GGCCATGATGATGACAGCGTGTGACTTGTCTGCTATCACCAAGCCTTGGGAGGTGCAGAGCAAG GTTGCCTTGTCGGTGGCAGCAGAATTTTGGGAGCAGGGCGACCTGGAGAGAACCGTATTGGAACAACAACCCATT CCCATGATGGACAGGACTAAAGCGGCGGAGCTCCCCAAGCTCCAGTGTGGTTTCATCGACTTTGTCTGCACGTTTGTCTACAAG GAGTTCTCACGCTTCCACCCTCAAATCCAACCCATGTTGGACGGGATCCTCAACAACCGGAAGGAGTGGAACGCCAAGAAAGAAGAGTATGAGGCCAAACTCAAAGCCATCGAGGACGAGAAGGCGGCGAGGCAGGCTGCCGCCGCCAGCAAAG TGGATAACAGCGGCGGTGGGGGCTCCAAGACGTGCTCGCTATGCTGA